GTATCGAAGAATTAAaaattatcgaatataataattcaatatGGGTTTCACCCTCTCTGTTTTCTACGATAAGGGAAAGGCTACTTTGTGACTTTGATATATGGCACAAAAAGCTGAATTTTTTTGAAACCGTTGAAGTTACTAAAATAACAGGACTGAAAAGATTATGTGCTGGTTTTGTTGATTTGGAGTGTGCGCAAATATTAGATAGACTACCTCACCTAGAGGACCTTACCATTGGCTATATTGACATGCCACCCAGAACTAATTTGGAAAATCCGCTAAGGGTTCTAGCACTGAAGTCACCATCGACTCTCAAAAAATTGGAGCTTTGCAACTGGATTGGCGGAAGCGAGTGTGAATGTTTGACTCAATTCGAAACATTGGAGTCTTTAACATGTTCATTGCGTAATGAGGCGGGCATAGATCATTTGGCCAATATACAAAACCTTAAAGAATTACTTATCCACCGTGCTAGCGATTCGCTTACTAATCTTTTCCGTGCCTTTGCCCAAAAAAGTGATTTTAAGTTGGAGAAACTTCAAACTCCAGTCACATGTTCTGATGAGATGCGTGAAATATCACAGATTAAATCACTAAGAACGCTGAATATTGATTTGACAAAAATGTGTGATAATTTATCAGACCTCAGTGGATTAAATGAACTAAAATCGTTGAGTATAATTGATGGTTGGGGATGTCAAATAAATAGCGAAAgctttttgccaatttttcgGTATTGTCAAAAGCTTGATCGGGTCGATTTGGGATTATATTATGGGGCGGCTTTAGACTTAGTCTGGCAAGTAAACAATGTTCTGAAATCTATTCGAGATGCCGCAAATCAGAAACCGCTACAGCTAAGAATTTTTAGTGTAACGATTACCCCGAAAATTCATGTAAGTATCCCAAGTGTAAcagaattttcaaattattataaatgatATTCTTGCAGGTGGAAGACATTGATGAGACAATCTTGAACGTTTCTTATTCGTACGAAAAAAACATGGGTGGTTACGAAATAGAATTTAATTCTGATAACGAGGATTCGGACGATTCAGATTCTTTTGACTATGAATAGTTAAACTAATAGTTAACTAACTTTaatcaaaatctaaaaatataattcccgactatcagattCCGGTACTCAGCTGGTTAAAGTGCGgatgaaaaatttaaaaattttctgaCGTTTCgattaaaattagaaaaaacTATTCAAACGTACCTTTTAATACACaatattgtaattataaatatatatataatttttttgcgaaaaaatGGTTGCCTTAATGCCTCAAATATTGTgagtataaaaatgtttatttctaagcccatatacatacattacaCAAACGACATTTCTCGTGCTAAAGCTTACTTCGGCTGCATCCAAAAGACTGTTTAAATAGTTCAAGCCCGTCGATAGCTCTCTGTAAACGCACTTCATATTCCTCGAACTGATCCAACATATCGCTATTGCCGGGATTGGCCTTCTCGTGCACATGATTAGGGATGCCATTTAAAAATCTGGAATTGGAGCTGGCCGACACAAAAGGCACAAAGAAATGGCACATAAGAGCTGCGAGCGCAACTAATTTTGGGCCACCCAGTCGTCTTAGAATAATAAAATCTCGATACGTCACAAGAAAgctacgtatgtatgtatatggtgAAGTTAAAGCTGATAATCCGAGGTCATGGATTGTTACTTAGGCTTTCAACCTCGATTGGCAGCCAACAGGACTGTAATACAAACCTGTAGGAAATATATTTGCTTAGAGGgttgaatacaaattaatcaGCTTTCAAACTAAATAGCTTtgtttaaagaatatatacttttgtGCTGACTTGTGATACCTAAACATGTTAAATGTCATTAAATCATTAGATCAGATGTTAACTATTTAGGCACGATACCAGCTTGTAAAGCATGCCGTATGTTGCCCAAAATCAAACATCTCAAATCAAAAATCTCCATGCTGTAGAAATAACTCCTCACTGGCGATAGCTGGTGGCTACATATGTCATATTCAGACACAACACATGGATGATTGTGgcgttattatacccgttactcgtagagtaaaagggtatactagattcgttgaaaagtatgtaacaggcagaaggatgcgtttccgaccatataaagtatatatattcttgaacaatatcaatagccgagtcgatcctaccatgtccgtctgtccgtctgtatgatcgtcgagatctcaggaactacaaaagctactaAGTAgggattaagcatacagactccagagacatagacgcagcgcaagtttgttgattcatgttgccacgcccactacaacaaaccgcccaaaattgccacgcccacacttttgataaatgatttgatactttttcattttattattagtattgtaaatttctatggatttgcaaaaaatctttttgccacgcccactctaacgcccacaaaccgccaaaaactgtcagtgtggaaatttctcctttgcacttccaccatttaagtaacgggtatcagatagtcggggttCTCGACcatagcattctctcttgtctTTTTGTAGTTAAATTATTGGAGGGGATTACTCGCCAGACTTTTCTACGGCATTTCCTGCAGGGGACTGTGTCCGCTGAGTTTCAATATATTATGCTGTTGCAAAGCTTGACGAACGGAACAGATGCGCGTTGGAGGGGGAATCACTTGGAATCGTAATGATTTGGGCTGGAACCCTGCTAAACTGAACATCCGGTGGATATGAACTCGGATATCGCGAGCATGCTTATCAGCTGATTCCCAAGCGACGATTCAGTGTTTTAACGTTTACCCAACTTGAAAGTTGATTCATGACTCTctggtttttgtgtttctatTGTGAAGTGCACATTGTTCGAAGTTTCTTGTGTTTTTTCCAAgagtttgtttatattcgtAGATTGTGAAGATtctaagcaaaaaaaaatagtttccTCTTTATTACCGGTATGAAATACCGTTCGGTATGAAATACCGTTCAACAAGTAGTAAGAAtagtaaaaataaagaaaagttaaacaaataagACCAGACGAATGCACCTTCAATGGATTTATAACTAACTATAACTATAAGTAAATTATAACTATAAATTCTATGATTCATTTCAGTCTAAACCTACCCTATCGCttggatatacatacatgtatgtatatttatacaaaaaatggaCGGAAACGGCATGTTTATTCTCAATGCCGACaatattttggaaataatgaaatacgTAATTACTGATTGCCAGTATAATAAGCGCCATGTTAAAATGGGGACTCTGGCCTACAATGACTTAATAAACTTTGTTCTGGCCCACGAATTCTTCGTCGAATTGCTTGCGGATCATCACAAAATCCTTTACAAGGATCTTGAGCTGGTTTTAGCGTGCAGGACCATAAAGCTGCTTATAGATCTTCGAGTGAATAAGCAATCGAACAACGGAGGATTTTTCTGGAGATCCTTTGTAGAATCGGTCAGTGAAGAAAGTCCGTTCGATCTTCAACTGTATTTTCAAAGTTTATACGtacacataaaaataacagGTAAGTAGCGATCTTAAACTCTTAAAGAcccctaaacttaaattaattgcatttaaattgtattttaaggCATCTCATCGGGCCGCACACACCAAGAAACGTTAAAATTTGGTTTAACGCTTACTGTAGAAGCATTGGCTGACATTTTCCGCTCCAACCAAAATGTAACCAAGTTGAGCTTCGAAAGCACTGAAGTGCATGGAAGTCTTTCCGATATCATACCCCATTGCGCCAATATTGAAGAACTGAGAATCACGTTGAATGCAGGTGACGTGGTATCCCAATATGAACCACTAGTAAACTTGCCCAatcttaaaaacattttagttacTGGCTTACGAAGAAGCGAGTCGGAATCGCTGTTTTTTAGCAATTTAAGAAAGTGGCACAGGTCATCGAGTCTTCCACCCTTGGCACTAAAAATCGAAGATTACCTAACCGACATTCATCGACCTGTAACGTTTGCCACTTTCAATTCATTACGATGTTTGCGTTTGAACGAAACCAAATGGAATCCAATTTTTAAAGCCGAGtatgatttatttgcaatgAAGGACGACAGCAATTCAATAGATGATTCTCTTGCCACCATTAGATTGGGTGATGGTGTTAAGATAAAGTTTATAAGGTCTGAAGGTAAACTTGAGTTAAAGCTAGGCGATAATTCAGACATTGGTCAAATGGGATCTTTATCAAAACTGCCCAATCTCACTCGCTTGGTAGTACAAAGAAAGATGTATTGTTTAGAAAATCCCGATACAATTGCCAAATTCCTGCGATCAATGGCTCCAAACGGGTCATTTGCTTTAAAGTCATGTAAAATCAATTATAGTCGATTACATCAAGCTGAGATTGAAGAGCTTACGAAAATAAAGTCACTTCGATTCCTCGCATGCCACTTACACAACGTGCCTAATATCAACTTCAGTCAGATGACTAACTTGCAACACATGAAACTCTATTTCCGCCAAAAATTGTATCACATTACTTCAAATGTAATCCATAATCTGCTAAGCAAGTGCCAGGTGCAAGCAACCATATTCAGTGAAGATGTTACAATTACCCTATTGAGGACAGAAAAACGTCTAGAGATTAATCTGTTTAATTGTGAAAACACCGATTTCGCTATTCCCCTTGCCAAACTAAAGGATATTAATATCCTCGTGATTTCAGGGCGACAGAAATTGGGTTATCAAAATATGATTTTCGATGCTTTCGCGGCCAATTTAAGTACGATCGAAAAATTGGATTTATCTGAATTGCGATACAGGTCCAAATTAAAAGGGGTACATTTCGGAGATATTTCCAAAGTGACCGAAATTCAAACCATTAGGTCACTTCGATGCTGCTTATCAGATGTGACTGGTGTTCAGAAATTGGCAGATCTAAACAAATTAGAGAAATTGGAAATATACCATTCTGGAGATGGCAATCTTACCGAACTTTTCACAAAACTTGCAgagaaaaatacaattaaatgtataagtaCTGGAAAACTCACCCACGAAGAGATTTTAAAGATAACCCAAATGAGGTCGATGAAAACTTTGGTGTGTCGTTTATCAAACAAGGATGACCTCAAATTCTTTGCTGAGCTAGCAAACTCCAGTATCGAAGAATTAAaaattatcgaatataataattcTATAAGGGTTTCACCCTCTCTGTTTTCTACGATAAGGGAAAGGCTACTTTGTGACTTTGATATATGGCACAAAAAGCTAAATTTTTTTGAAACCGTTGAAGTTACTAAAATAACAGGACTGAAAAGATTATGTGCTGGTTTTGTTGATTTGGAGTGTGCGCAAATATTAGATAGACTACCTCACCTAGAGGACCTTACCATTGGCTATATTGACATGCCACCCAGAACTAATTTGGAAAATCCGCTAAGGGTTCTAGCACTGAAGTCACCATCGACTCTCAAAAAATTGGAGCTTTGCAACAGGATTGGCGGCAGCGAATGTGAATGTTTGACTCAATTCGAAACATTGGAATCTTTAACATGTTCATTGCGTATTGAGACAGGCATAGATCATTTGGCCAATATACAAAACCTTAAAGAATTACTTATCCACCGTGTCAACGATTCGCTTACTAATCTTTTCCGTGCCTTTGCCCAAAAAAGTGATTCCAAGTTGGAGAAACTTCAAACTCCAGTCACATGTTCTGATGAGATGCGTGAAATATCACAGATTAAATCACTAAGAACGCTGAATATTGATTTGACAAAAATGTGTGATAATTTATCAGACCTCAGTGGATTAAATGAACTAAAATCGTTGAGTATAATTGATAGTTCGGGATGTCAATTAAATAGCGATAgctttttgccaatttttcgGTATTGTCAAAAGCTCGATCGGGTCGATTTGGGATTATATTATGGGGCGGCTTTAGACTTAGTCTGGCAAGTAAACAATGTTCTGAAATCTAATCGAGATCCTGTAAATCAGAAACCGCTACAACTAAGTATTTTTAGTGTATCGATTTACCCGAAAATCCATGTAAATAATCCACGTTTAAcagaattttcaaattattataaatggTATTCTTGCAGGTGGAAGACATTGATGAGTCAATCTTGAACGTCTCTTATTCGTACGAAAAAAACATGGGTGATTTCGAAATAGAATCTAATTCTGATAACGAGGATTCAGACGATTCGGATTCTTTTGACTATAATTTTGATTACGAGGATTCAGACGATTCGGACTATTTTGACTATGAATagttaaaaactaattttaaaaaaatagacacacaaaatctaaaaaataaatccagagaacgctatagtcgagttccccgactatcagataccctttactcagctTGTGAAAGTGCGGatgaaaaatgtcaaaatttttCTGACGTTTCgattaaaattggaaaaacaatacaaaCGTTATCTTGTaatacaaaatgttttgattataaatatatatataacttttttgTGAAAAAATGGTTGCCTTAATGCCTCAAATAATGTGAGTATTATTTCTGTAAGCGCACTTCATATTCATCGTACTTATCCAACATATCTCACTTGCCGCAGAAGAACTGGGCGGCATCGATGTCAATTGTAATGCCTTCAGTATCAAAGGCGCTTATCAAGTGATGTCCCAAAATATATCCCATCAGGCTGTATTTGAAAACATCTTCGCTATCCGGCTGGAAAAATGGCTCTTGCAGTAGCCCAAGTGGGACTATAATCACATTGGGGCGCAACACATAGTACGGGGTGGAGGCAATGGCACTGCTCGGCTCCTGTATGTGAAAATATCCTCCTCCTCTCAGTGCCCTTTGCTGGATTTGGGCCAACATCTTTTGGGTGCGAAACTGCAGAACCTTGAGGTGCTCTTGATGGAAATCCAGCTGACCAGTGGGAAATTTCAGGTCGTGGTAGTACTGGCTGACGAAGTTGCGAAGTTGTTTTGACAAATTCCCAACGTTGATCTCAACTTTCTCTGCCTTTCTAACGACGAAGTCCTTCTGCCCAGCGGTCAACTCTAGATGATTTTGATCGACTTGCAGCAGAAACTGACGGCGTAGTTCCTCAAACATGTCCTTAATTTCCACGATGCTAGCACTGAAAGCGGAGGGTTCAAAAAATCGCTCCTTGTAGAGCATGCTCGCAGCCAAATTCAAGTCCGTGAATTCATCAAATAGAAATCTTGCAAATCGGATCATTATGTAGCTGGTCACCACCCGGACATCCTGTTTGTCCATTAGTTCCTTGAGGACAGAAAAGTACCCAAATTTGCGCGCTGGCACCTATTAATCTCAAAGAATCGCTGCCAGTTGTTACCGGATTCTCTCTCCAAGTCGGGAATATTGATATATGTATTCAATTTGTCGTTCGGATTGATCATCGTTTTAACCGACAATACTAGCTTCCGTATTTTTCGCGCTAGAGGAATTATTTCTCTGGAAGGGACCTTCATTATATAGAGAATGGAtacaatttcaataaaactgTTCGGCAGTTGGGATTCATCTACGAAAGTGGGATTATCTAATTCTACCAGGTACTCGCTGGCATTTCGTGGGTTCCACACGACGTCAAGGTTAAAAAAACATTAGTTAGACCGTAGGGATTCAGATGAGTCAGGGTCTCAAGCAATTTAAATTCTTCCTGGGGCCAAGAACTACCATTCGAGATGAACTGGGACCATGTGAGCGCTTCGCCTAGGGAAATCTCTTTCATGTACTGGCCCACATCACACATATCTCGCGGCGCTCAACGGCAACTAAAGTAGTAACTAAGGACCTTGCCATCTACACTGGGTGCCTTTAGAAGCGGCGATTGAGAACGCTGCTCATTAGGTCGTCCATTAGTTTAACTAAGTTCTGAGTAACCTGGTGATCCAGCATTTGTATAATATAGAAGGAGTCGTTTAGAAAATTAGCCGACTAACCAtgtcgggactatcaacttcaccacgaatatGATTGCAAATAAACTGTTCCAAACATCGTTTTACGGTTAGCTAGGGcaggtaaattaattaacattagtaTACTGGATTAAGAAGGTAATATAAcgtttgcatcccaatttaGGCGACTTAAGGCAAACAGCAAGAAGTTCTTTGAACCtattcaatgcggtccgagtgaACTCCAATGTGTGGAccccaaacaggtgatccataccCAAGAATCGGACGGACTAGGCTTATATGGAATAAGGCTTTGGTTACGTAAGGaacattaaattcatttgacCACCTTTTTAttaaaccaagcacacccctggtGTGGTctaaaaatttaagtttagggaccagaagaacaccaaaaTGATCAACCCGTGTATTTCTGTCCAGAGTAGCACCTTATAATCATCCATGAAGATCCATATCATCCTTCTTTTGAGGTGGAATAACTCTTTAAGTCTTGTGTTCCGAGGTACTATCCGTCTATTTCCAATAAATCTCCTTGCTTTAATAAAGAGTTCACACACCTATAAGACGTGAAGTCTAGAccttatacaaaatttaaagatACCGGTTCTCTTTTCTAAATATGCTTAATACGTACCAGTTCACACAGGATCGTTAACACTAAGCTCAAAGCAAGTTCTTATCCCTTATCGTCATTTTTACAATACATAGATCAAATAATCGACCAAGTGAGTTTCGAATATAATTCATTTGCGACAACGATAAGCAAGCCGTTAATAAAGTCGTGATGGGTTTAAGGGAGAAGGATACTTGATTTTTCTTCTGTGGACTACGTAGTTCCAGGTATGTTAACTAAAATCCCCAGAACTATCGGACAGCTTATCTGAGACGGATTCTAAATTGGGCAGATGATTTAGAATTCAGAAGACGCCGGAATATAAGAGTACTTAATACATAAACAGAGCTTTCGGAAAATTACAGCTTTACACATTACGGGATTCAAAAAGTACCTCGTCTGACGTGACGTGGGTAGACCTTCCCCCAATTAGGACCCCACCTCCCCGCATGGAGGGATGTTCATGTCTGTATATTGTACAAGACTACATACCCGGGAAAACTTAGAGTTAAATATCCCCGCTTTAACCAAGTCTTTGTAAACACAATGATATAGGATGCAAAGAATAGGGAATTATCATCGAAATTATTTTGGATTGCTATGGCGCTGTTCCTGCTGTATTTTAAGATGGCCACTTGAGGAGATAGTCCAGGGCTTTGTCCATCGCTAGCAGTTCGGCTGTTAGGGAGGGCAGGATTTTGTTTGTGGAGAAGCTTTCTGTATGTTTTCAGCTAGAAATGGAGAAAATTAGGAATCCCCTGCTTCTCATACTAGACAAtgtttttatacattttttgaatgcttctTTGGGGTATAAAGAATTTATTGCTTCATTCACTGTTCTTAAAATTTACCTTTTCATTATTCACTTTCAGCGTGTTCCGAGTTTTGGCGCGCTCGAAGGTCTTCTCACCATGATTCTTGGCTACCGTAGACCATTGGGAAACCTTTGATGACTCCATAATCTCCGCCACTCGGTTGCCAGCAAAATGTTTATACTGGCGGTGGGTGCTGCCAATCCATCTCAGCACTGTATTTCAGTCCGTTCATACAACCACGTCCGTGATGACCATCCGTCGCTCTTGTCTCGTCCAGGTCCTAAAGCCGTCTCCTCGGTGAGTGAGGTGGATGAAAACTGGCAACACTCGAATCCAGCCTCCTCATGTTTCTCCTTCACCCGGGTAAATACGCTGATAGCCTCGCTCACTGTACCGAAACTGTCCACGTAGTCATCGACATAATTGTAGTCGGTGATGGCCTTAACTGCTCTCGGATCTGAATCCCGAAACTTCAGGGCATTTAAAGTCTTAACGTAATGCGCAGCGCTCTGAGAGCATGCTGCTCGAATTACGTTTATCTCGTAGACATCTCTCTCGTCGTCACCATCTATCCTCGGGTCGGGTCAGCACTTGGTGGAACATCTCCTTAATGTCACCGTAGACTCTCACTGCTCTCAATGAAAGAGCATAGCTGGCAAAGGCTTATGGTGCTGGGCCGAATTTAACGAAGTTCCTCCAGCTTTGGCTGCAGCATCAAATACAAGCCGTACCTTGCCGGCCTTGTTGGGGTCTTCAAGACCAAAATGTGGCAAACACCATAGCGCGTCCTCAGCCAGCTACAACCTCCTGGCGTATCCTTTAGACACGTAATCCTTCATATTCCGGTAATACTCCTGCTCCAACGGCTTGTTGCTCTTCAACTTCTTCTCGATGCTAACCAGCCTCTTGTACGCCATCTCATAATTCTGTTGCAGCACAACGTGGTCGTCCTTCCAGAGTAATCCCGTCTGGTAGCGACGCCACACTCTCAGTGTGGTGTCATTGAGTATCCTTTGTGCCCGTAAATCGTCGCTGGCTGCGGCCTGTGGCGCGGGCTTTACTTCAAAGATCTCCATGTCGAAGTAGACCTTCACCATTTGTACCGTCGTGTCATCCACTGACACGGCAAGAAGGCAGGAACTAGGTAATGGCGCAGTCGATTGCCCACTTACAGGCCCAAACACAAACGCATCCTTGTGCACGCCCTAGACATCCAGTCGACTCAGTGTCTGCATCGGCAGACTCAGGCTCGAAACcgcataaacattttttaatgcatGGTGAGTAGGCTTTCTGGTTGCCCTCCCTCCAAGCCATTGGATATTTAGCTGATGACGCTCTCCTTGCACTCCAAGATCCCTACGCAGCTTGTCATCAATCATTTCGTAATTCCATGTTGTCCTCCACAGATCGGACAACCTCCATGCCAATCATCCTCTTGATCGCATTCGTTATGTTCGATGTTCGCATGTAGAACTCGACGGTTCGGCTCCTATCGACGTCCAAGACCGTGCACACCACGTTTGCGTACTCCTGTAGCCAAACGTGAGCTACAGTGGGAAACGGCGCAATCGTTGCAGCATGCCTTGTCCAGTCCACTCTCTTGGTCGTAGAAAGCTTGCCCACAAGTTCCTCCATGAGGGAATGATCTTTGCCAAATTGTGCTCCAAATTGGGCTGCACCTTTCGAACGTTGTTGAGCTGGCTGCGTATAAGCTGATCCGGTCGGCCGAACGTAaagcgcagctgctccatcGCGGCGCTGATCATCCCTGGAAGAATCAGTAGCGCCTTCACTGTCTCGCGGGCTTCATTCTTCAACAACGCATTCAACAACCTCTGGTTGTTCTTTAGATCTGTGCAGCTGTACGCTCGGGTCGTCTCCGTGAACGCGCAGATAAAGATCGGTCACTCCTCGGGCTGCCCTCCATATACAGGCAAGTCCGGAAGCTTCCATTGCCCATGTGCTTCCTGGATTCCATTCGGTGTCGTCGAGGCTAAGGATCCGACAAGTGGCGATGCTGTTGCCACGTTGTGGACGCTCACACCCGGTACCACGAATCCATGCGCTGACTGTGCGGTGCCTGTTGCACACAATGGCTCTACAAAATGGTTGCTAGTCGTTAGCCATGGCGGTCCACTCCAAGATGGCGGCAGCGTGCATGTCGCACATCTCGCGGCAGCACTGTTAAATATACACAAGTCGGCATaagtattttgacaaaataaaCGCTGAACATTTGTCAGTGAAACTTTTAAATGGCTTGATATGGTAgtattgattattttttattttttgtgtgtaagtaatataaacttaaaaattaacaaacgacaatttttttattgaaacttaaaaagatataaacaacttaatgAAATATgatgattttttgtttcggcATAAGTATTTTGACAAACTCATTTAGTAAATGGTATTCTGCTTTTGAGCACGTGTTAATCaacaattgtttaaatttaacttttttggATATTAAacgttaattaaaaacaaaaaattaattgatagCCATGGGTAAAAAGGCTGagttaagtttatttataagATCATCAACGGTAGCTCGGTTTAACGTTGCAATTAAAGTAAAAAACATTGCTAATGAGTTTAATGTGTCGCGACAAACTGTGtattatcaaattaaaaagttcaaGAAACATAATGActtaaaaaacctaaaaagaACAGGTcctaagcgcaaaacaacgaTCGCTGACGACAAAATCCTTATACGggattttaaaaaaaaaaatcttgcGAAGCCCCAAGCCGTTGCAACGGTGTGGAATCTGACCGCCAGCCTTCCGAAAAGTGAACGTAAGGCAATCAGTGAGCGCACAGTTCGTCGACGTTTAAAGGAACAGGACATGAAGACATATATTGCTAAGGATGTGCCgtatatttcaaaagt
This sequence is a window from Drosophila teissieri strain GT53w chromosome 2R, Prin_Dtei_1.1, whole genome shotgun sequence. Protein-coding genes within it:
- the LOC122614417 gene encoding uncharacterized protein LOC122614417 — its product is MDGNGMFILNADCILEIMKYVITDCQYNKRHVKMGTLAYNDLINFVLAHEFFVELLAGHHKILYKDLELVLACRTVKLLIDLRVNKQSNNGGFFWRSFLESVSEESPFDLQLSFQGLYVHIKITGISSGRTHQETLKFGLTLTVEALADIFRSNQNVTKLSFESTEVHGSLSDIIPHCANIEELRITLNAGDVVSQYEPLVNLPNLKNILVTGLRRSESESLFFSNLRKWHRSSSLPPLALKIEDYLTDIHRPVTFATFNSLRCLRLNETKWNPIFKAEYDLFAMKDDSNSIDDSLATIRLGDGVKIKFIRSEGKLELKLGDNSDIGQMGSLSKLPNLTRLVEDIDESILNVSYSYEKNMGDFEIESNSDNEDSDDSDSFDYNFDYEDSDDSDYFDYE